The following proteins are co-located in the Anomalospiza imberbis isolate Cuckoo-Finch-1a 21T00152 chromosome 1, ASM3175350v1, whole genome shotgun sequence genome:
- the LOC137465329 gene encoding inositol 1,4,5-trisphosphate receptor-interacting protein-like 1 — protein MKGGAGCHVLLHQGQPFIGDPWAGHAAAAAGAAGWALLCASSLGTCPPCPQIPGICIPAVPSASCLPPSATRGFLSILLQTIDSWVLWFLLLQSLVQYPQPAGDGLDEVTCLRTEAHVKLQERERIWVEQELERLMLKPSGASWGDLLWSALQHWQVWVFAGLLLFLLALWLMWRKRSHQAQSSDQEENEEEDEVWEYDLGWFLEECIQWSVQDLQTGCERTAALTDNFTAVLRHVLRRTYLPGHTFHLEHDTEEQRPGSKFHVHVELEYCCPRRQPGASLLCFLHHREVVRRRTQHFNLLDTLCTSSYLDVRKTAHWFCAPVRSTWRCLPWSHSLPLVLLPSKHSCKLRLTNEEGSSRVNVLFGVQQGTPDIFVSSQPQGAQTPSTMWPETYAVTEINFCRYMARQAPQDSSHLKCLQPLAGVLACKDFSIYSIKTIVMYLLSTVPVSQWHRRHFVLQLADLLEQLCLSLEEKPLENFTVGSQRLPDISLPPDVRTAEPPNFFHLLALDPAARSQAMEASLNPRHGLAGVPAYGRC, from the exons ATGAAGGGTGGGGCTGGCTGTCATGTGCTGTTGCACCAGGGACAGCCCTTCATTGGAGATCCTTGGGCAGggcatgctgctgctgctgctggggcagcaggatGGGCCTTGCTGTGTGCCAGCTCTCTGGGGACCTGTCCTCCCTGCCCCCAGATCCCTGGGATTTgcatccctgctgtccccagtgccagctgcctccctcccagtgccacTCGAGGCTTTCTCTCcatcctcctgcagaccataGATTCCTGGGTACTCTGGTTCTTGCTCTTGCAAAGCCTTGTCCAGTACCCGCAGCCTGCAGGCGATGGTTTGGATGAGGTGACGTGCCTGCGAACAGAGGCACATGTGAAGCTCCAGGAACGGGAGAGGATTTgggtggagcaggagctggagcggctCATGCTGAAGCCGAGCGGCGCATCCTGGGGAGACCTGCTCTGGTCTGCCTTGCAGCACTGGCAGGTGTGGGTATTTGCTGggctcctgctcttcctcttgGCACTGTGGCTTATGTGGAGGAAAAGAAGCCATCAGGCACAGAGCAGTGACCAGGAGGAGAATGAGGAAGAGGATGAGGTATGGGAATATGATCTGGGATGGTTTCTAGAGGAGTGCATTCAGTGGTCCGTACAGGACCTGCAGACAGGCTGTGAGAGGACAGCAGCCCTGACGGACAACTTCACAGCTGTCCTCAGGCATGTCTTGAGAAGAACGTATCTTCCTG GCCACACCTTCCACCTGGAGCATGACACTGAGGAGCAGAGGCCTGGCAGCAAGTTCCATGTCCATGTGGAGCTGGAGTACTGCTGCCCAAGGAGGCAGCCGGGTGCCAGCCtgctgtgcttcctgcaccaccGTGAGGTGGTTAGGAGGAGGACTCAGCATTTCAATCTCCTAGACACCCTGTGCACCAGCTCCTACCTTGATGTGAGGAAAACTGCCCACTGGTTCTGCGCGCCGGTGAGATCAACCTGGCGGTGTTTGCCCTGGTCACACAGTTTGCCTTTAGTGCTGCTGCCCTCCAAACACTCCTGCAAACTCAGGCTGACCAACGAGGAAGGAAGCTCCCGGGTTAATGTGCTCTTTGGGGTGCAGCAAGGCACCCCAGACATCTTTGTGAGCAGCCAGCCTCAAGGGGCCCAGACCCCAAGCACAATGTGGCCTGAGACCTACGCTGTGACAGAGATCAATTTCTGCAGGTACATGGCCAGGCAGGCCCCCCAGGACAGCTCGCACCTCAAATGCCTGCAGCCCTTGGCCGGTGTTCTTGCATGCAAGGACTTTTCCATCTATTCCATCAAGACCATCGTCATGTATCTGCTGAGCACCGTGCCAGTGTCGCAGTGGCACAGGAGACACTTTGTGCTTCAGCTCGCAGatctcctggagcagctgtgcttATCCCTGGAAGAGAAACCCCTGGAGAATTTTACTGTGGGCAGCCAGAGGCTTCCAGATATCAGTTTGCCGCCAGATGTACGAACAGCTGAGCCACCCAACTTCTTCCACCTCCTGGCACTGGACCCGGCTGCCCGCTCCCAGGCGATGGAAGCCTCCCTCAATCCACGCCATGGCCTGGCAGGAGTGCCGGCCTATGGCCGTTGTTAG